CAGGCGGGACTGCAACGCCACGCCCGAGCCGCCGTTGAAGAACGCACAGCAGAAGAACCACACGAAGGCGGCGACGGCGCCGCCGACCCCGGGCAGCAGCAGCCCTCCGGTGCCGAGCAGTGCGACGCCGATGAGGATGCCGATGATCAGCGTGATGACGTGGACCGGGTCGAACCGGTCGGTGGCACGACCGGAGAGGATGTTGCCGATCAGGCTGACGACGCCGTAGCCGAACATGGCCGCGATGATCGGAGCACCCTCGCCGATCCGGGGCCCGAAGATCAGGGTGGCGTAGGTGAAGCACAGGTAGCTCGCGCACATGATCCCCGTCGCGACCAGGATCGACCCGATCAGCGCGGGGCGTCGAAGCGGGCGCAGGGTCTCGCGCAGCGAGAGCGCGGGCAGATGCAGTCGCGGCACGTTGATCAGGATGCCGACCAGCGCCACCGCCCCGACGGCACTGACCAGATACAGCGGCAGTCGCCAGTCGTCCAGTCCGATGATGAGACCGACGGGCACGCCGAGCGCGGTGGCGGCGAGGAAGCCGCCGAGCACGAACGACAGTGCGCGTCCGCGCCGTTCGGGGGCGGTCTTGGCGAGCACGTAGGCGCTGACCACGGCGCTGAGCAGGGCGCCGCCGATCGCGGAGACGATGCGTCCGGCCATCGCCTGCGCGTAGGTCGGCGCGACGGCGACCAGCAGATTCCCGACGATGAAGACGGCGAGCGATGCCGCGATCACACCCTTGCGCTCCCAGCCTCCGGTCAGCGCACTGAGGACGGGACCGGCGACGGCAGCGGTCAGCGCGAAGATCGCGACGAGCTGCCCCGCTGCGGCGTCGGAGACGTCGAGATCGAGCGCGATCTGCGGCAGCAGACCCGCCAGCACGTAGCCGTCGATGCCCATCGAGAACGTCGCCGTCGCGAGCCACAGCAGCGCGCCGAAACCGGCCGGGCGCGTCTCATCCTTCTGCACTGATCAATCAAACCAGAGCGGAGCGCCTCGGCTTCACCGGCATCCGCCCGCAGACGCAGAACCGGCCCGGACTGTGCAGTCCGGGCCGGTTCAAGTCGCTGTATCAGAGCGGGCGGATGTCCATCGCCTGCATGCCCTTGGGGCCGCGCTCGGCTTCGAATTCCACCTTCTGGTTCTCGGTGAGCTCCTTGAAGCCCGAGCCCGAGATCGCCGAGAAGTGGGCGAAGAGGTCGGCAGAGCCGTCATCGGGAGCGATGAAGCCGAAGCCCTTCTCCGAGTTGAACCATTTCACAGTGCCAGTGGCCATGTGTTTCTTCTTCCTTTTGTGTTGGCCGTCGAGACGGCCGTAAGCGCCGCACCGGAACGTCCGGTGGGCACGATTCCCGTGAGACGGGTACGTATGGGGCGATCGCAGGCGCCGGATCCGGCGAGCGAAGCGCGTGGGGCGATGGTGACTGTCGCCCCGGGGTGAGAGAGATTCACCGGGCCTCCGGAGTGGAGGACATGCCAGCGTATCACGTCTACCTGCGAGAGCGACTTTCGCAGGGACTAGGCTCACCCCCATGAGCATCGATCTCGAAGCGCTGTACGTCGATCTGCACAGCAATCCCGAGCTTTCGTTCCAGGAGACCCGCACCGCCGGCATCGCCGCCGCGCATCTGCGGGAGCTGGGCCTCGACGTGCAGGAGGGCATCGGCAGGACCGGCGTGGTGGGCGTGCTGACCAATGACCCTTCACTTCGACTCGCTGACGCTCGCTCAGTACAGGCGACGGGCTCAGGGCCCCGGGGGCCCGTGGTGTGGGTGCGCGCCGACATGGATGCCCTGCCGGTCACCGAGGAGACCGGACTCCCCTACGCGTCCACCGCCGTCGGCGTCGACCCCGATGGCGAGACGGTCGGCATCATGCACGCCTGCGGGCACGACATGCACGTGACCGCGATGATCGGGGCGGTCGAGCGGCTGGTCGCCGAGCGCGATCAGTGGTCGGGCACCCTCGTGGTGATCATCCAGCCCGCCGAGGAGTACGGCGAGGGCGCGCGCGCCATGCTCGACGACGGCGCCCTGAACCGATTCCCCCGACCCGATGTCGTGCTCGGTCAGCACGTCGGCCCGCTGCCCGCCGGCGTGATCGGCGTGCGCCCCGGACCGCAGATGTCCGCATCCGACGGGCTGAAGGTCGTGCTGCACGGCCGTGGCGGCCATGGCTCGCGCCCGGAGTCCACGATCGACCCGATCGTGATGGCCGCGTCGACGATCATGCGCCTGCAGACCGTCGTCTCCCGCGAGGTCGCCGCCGGCGATCCCGTCGTCGTGACGGTGGGATCGGTCCACTCCGGCACGAAGAACAACATCATCCCGGCGGATGCCACGCTGCAGCTCAGCCTGCGCTATCCCGACGATCAGCAGCGCGAGAAGGTGCTCGAGAAGGTGCATCGGGTGATCCGGGCCGAGTCCGCCGCATCCGGGGCCGAGCACGAGCCCGACATCACGACGCTGCACACCCTGCCCGCGACGATCAACGATGCGGATGCCACCGCCCGGGCGGTGGCCGCCTTCCACGCCGCCTTCGGCGAGCAGGCCGTGATCGACCCGGGACTGATCACCGGCAGCGAGGACGTCTCCTGGTTCGCGCGGGATGCGGGCGTGCCCCTGGTGTTCTGGTTCTGGGGCGGCGTCGATCCGCAGCAGTTCGCCGCGGCGACCGCGAAGGGCACCCTCGACAGCGACATCCCCACCAACCACTCGCCGTTCTTCGCACCCGTCATCCACCCGACCATCGAGGTCGGGGTGACCGCGATGGTGGCCGCCGCCCGGGAGTTCCTGGCCTGACGCGGGCGCCTCAGGCCTCGATCACCCGGTGGTTGATCTCGAGGGCCTCGCGGTGCAGTCGCTCCATGCGCTTGTCGAGCTCCTGGGCGGCATCCGAGGCATCCGTCAGGCTCTGCACGAGGTGCGCAGGAACGCGTCCGTCGAACTTGTAGTGGATCTTGTGCTCGAGGCTGGCCCAGAAATCCATCGCGATCGTGCGGAACTGCACCTCGACGGGCACCGCGACCGGCCCCGTGGACAGGAAAACCGGCACCTCGACGATGGCGTGCAGGCTGCGGTAGCCGTTCGGCTTGGGGTTGGCGATGTAGTCCTTCACGATGCGGACGGTCACGTCGTCCTGCGTGGTGAACAGGTTGAACAGGCGGTAGACGTCGCTCTCGAAGCTGCAGGTGATGCGCACGCCGGCGATGTCGGTGATCTCGGCACGGATGCTGTCGAAGTCGGCGTCCACGCCGCGGCGGGCCACCTTCTCCACGATGCTGTCCGGCGTCTTCAGCCGGCTCTTGACGTGCTCGATGGGGTTGTACGCGTGCATGTGGGTGAACTCGTCGCGCAGGATCGAGATCTTGGTCTCGACCTCGCGCATCCCGAACTCGTACTCGCGCAGGAACCGCTGAAACGCATCGCGCAGCTGCCTCGCCTCGGCGATCGCGGCATCATCGACGGGGACCGTTGTCATGCTCCCGACGTTACGCGCGGGTGATCGGAATCGGCTGGGCATCCGCGTGATTCCGCCGCTGTTACGCGACGCGCGAACGCCTGCCGATTCAGGCCTGCGAGGGCTGCGGGGCGTCGGATGCCGGAGGCACCGGCGGCGCGACCGGCGCATCGGCCACCGGCGGCGCGACCGGCGCATCGGCCACCGGAGGCGCGACAGGAGCATCAGGCACCGGAGGCGCGACAGGAGCGTCGGCCGCAGGCGGCGGAACGGGCGCACCGGCCACAGGCGGCGCGACGGGCGCTCCATCCACGGCACCGTCGTACTGCGGAACCGGCTGGTACCCCTCGCCCTGTGCGGCCACGCCGTGCGTGGCGGGATCGGCGGGGTCGTACGCCACGGCCGAGCCCTGCGCTCGCACCTTCGACGCCGCGATGAAGTACTGCACGACGCTGACCACCGTCAGGATTGCACCCGCGGCCAGCGGATACCAGAAGATGCGGAAGGAGTACTCTCCGTTGGCGTCGGGCTGGGCGAAGGCCACCTGGAAGAAGGTGATCGCGGCGCCGACCACGAAGAGCCCCGCCCACAGCACGACCATCCAGCGCATCTTCTTCAGCGACGACTGGGTGATGTTGCCCTTCTTGTCGGTCTTGGGCTGCAGCAGACCCTCCTGCTTGCGGGTGAGCAGCGCGAAGATCAGCGCGAGCACGAGCAGCACGACGGCGACGATCAGCACGATCAGCCAGCCGATGTAAGTGGGGTCGCCTGCGGTCTTGAGGTAGCCGTTGAACTCGTCGACGGTCGTGGAGTACGCCTCCAGCGCCGCGTTCAGGTCGTTCTCGCCCTGGGCCAGGGCATTCTCGTCCTGGGCCACGATGGCGGCGGAGATGGCATCGGAGCCGGATGCCATCTTGCCGGCGTGCCCGGCGAACTTCGTGGCGTAATCGGCCACGGCGGCGTCGGCCCGGTCGGCGATCCCGGAGAAGTCGGACTTCGCCGTGTTCGCGGCCGAAGTGAAGGCGTCCGCGGCGGCAGCTACCTCTTCGAGCGAGGTGGACTGATCGGAGTAGACCGTGCCGAAGGCGTCCACCGCGATGCTGAGGGCCTCATCGACCGCGATCAGATCGTCTGAGGTGTCGGCCCAGGCCGGGGCCGCGGCTCCCACGAGAAGCATCACTCCCGTGACGATGGCCACCAGGGCCAGGCGCGCGCGCTTCGCGATAACAGTCATTCGGAGTTCCCCCTCAGCCCGCTCCGCGGGTCGTTCATGTCGCGGCTGTCACCGCTCGAACAGTCTATGGGAACCCTGGGAGGATGCTGAAGCCGCGCAGCCGTCAGGCGTCGCGCGAGCGCCAGAGCAGCCAGACGAAGTACGGCGCGCCGATCAGCGCGACCACCAGGCCCGCCGGCAGCTGAGCGGGGGCGAGCACAGTGCGGCCGATGGCATCCGCCACCCCGACGAGCACGGCCCCGAGCAGCACGGCGACCGGGATCACGCGCGTGTGACGGGCGCCGACCAGCGCCCGTGCGGCGTGCGGGGCGACGAGCCCGACGAACCCGACCACGCCCACCGCCGAGACGCTGAGGGCCGCGAGCAGTGCCGCCGCCGCGAGCAGGGCGAGGCGGGTGCGCTCCAGGCGGATGCCGACCAGACGGGGCGTGTCCTCATCCATCGCCAGGATGTCGAGGTCGCGACGCTGCATGAGCACGAACGGCAGGGCGATGACCAGCACGACCGCCAGCGGGACGACCTGCTCCCAGATGCGCCCGTAGGTCGTGCCCGAGAGCCAGGTGTAGATCTTCGGAGTGTCCCAGGGGTTCGCGCGCAGCAGCACGAACGTGGTCAGCGCGGTCGTGCCGTACCAGACGCCGATGCCGATCAGCACGAGCCGGTCGGCGCTGAGCCCGCCGCGCCACGCCAACGCGTAGACGAGACCGAAGGCCAGCAGTGCGCCGACGATCGCGGCGACGAGCATCCCGAAGGTGGATGCCGCGGCGCTGGTCACCACGAGCACCGCACCGAGTCCCGCGCCGCCGGTGATGCCAAGGAGTCCGGGCTCGGCGAGCGGGTTGCGGCTGACCGCCTGGGTGATGGTTCCGGCGAGGCCGAGCGCGGCGCCGGCGAGCACGGCCGCGACCACGCGCGGCGCGCGCTCGTCGAGGGCGAAGGAGACCAGCGGGGGCGCCTGATGCTGGAGCCAGAGCAGGATGTCACCGGTCAGCAGCGGGGTGGCGCCCACCAGCATCCCGATCAGGATCACGGCGGCGAGCACTGCGATGCCGACGATCACGACGATGCGGAAGCGGCGAGCGCTGCGCACGCCGAAGCGGATGCTGGGCGGCCGGCGGGTCGGTCCGGCATCCCGCAGTCGGCGGGCCATCACGATCAGCACCAGGGCGCCGAGCAAGGTGGTGGCCACGCCGGTCGGCACGGCGATGGCGCCCTCGGCGCCGATGATCGCGCGCAGCACGGCATCCGCTCCGATGACCACTATCGCGCCGATCAGGCCGGTCGCCGGGATCAGGAGCGCGTGCCGGCCGAGAGCCGGGACAAGGCGCGACAGCAGCCGGGCGAGCACCGGCGCGCAGAGGCCGACGAAGCCGATCGGTCCCGCGAGGGTCACCGCCGCGGCGGTGAGCAGCACCGACAGCAGGATGCCGATGATGCGCGTGGAGCGGATCGGCACACCCAGTGAGGAGGCCGTGTCGTCACCGAGGGCCAGCACGTCCAGCCGGCGGGTGAGCGCGAAGGCGAGCGCGATGCCCACCACGATGACGGGCGCGGCGCGCAGGAACGAGTCGATGCTCAGCTGCGAGAGACTGCCGCTGCCCCACGCGAACAGACCCTTGGTCTCCTCGTCGAAGAGCACCAGCAGCGTGGAGGTGCCGGCCTGCAGCGCGAGCGCGAGCGCGGAGCCGGCGAGCACGAGCCGGGTGGTGGAGGATGCCGCGCCGCCGGCGAGACCGAGGACCAGACCCGCGGCGAACAGCCCGCCGCCGACAGCGACCACCCCGGATGCCCAGAACGGGATGCTGATCCCGAACGCGGTCACCGCGGTGATCGCGAAGTACGCCCCGGCGGTGACGCCGAGCGTGTCGGGCGAGGCCAGCGGGTTGCGCGCGAGCGACTGCATGAGCAGACCCGCGACGCCCAGGGCCAGCCCGACGGCGACACCGGCGGCGAGCCGCGGCAGACGCGAGCCGAACAGGATGTCCGGGTTCGCGAACACGGCACCGCTGGTGCCCTGCGTCAGATGCCAGGCGGATGCCAGGACGAGCACGACCAACAGCCCGACGAGCGTCCACACGGCGACCGCCGTGCCCCCGCGACGGTCGGTCGTGGACACTACGGGGGTCGACACGCCGGATGCAGACCGAATCACGGCATCCGGTTCGACATCTGGCGTGTCGGCCCCCGATCCGTATGCGGAATCGGGGGTCGAGCCGGGCGCGCGATCGCTCACTTCGTGATGACGTCCACGTACGCGTCGACGATCTGCTCGGCCGAGCGCGGTCCGCCGAAGGTCCAGATGCCACCCGGGAACGCGTGGATGCGGTTCTCCTCGACGGCGGGGATGGATGCCCAGGCCGGGTTCTTCTTCGCGGCGTCGATGAAGCTCTCCGAGTCGGGGTCGGCGGTGCCGGTGTGCAGCAGCATCGCGTCGCCGATCGTGGTCATGCCCTCGATGTCGGTCTGCCCGAGGCCGTAGGCCGCGTC
Above is a genomic segment from Microbacterium sp. W4I4 containing:
- a CDS encoding iron ABC transporter permease, which translates into the protein MSTPVVSTTDRRGGTAVAVWTLVGLLVVLVLASAWHLTQGTSGAVFANPDILFGSRLPRLAAGVAVGLALGVAGLLMQSLARNPLASPDTLGVTAGAYFAITAVTAFGISIPFWASGVVAVGGGLFAAGLVLGLAGGAASSTTRLVLAGSALALALQAGTSTLLVLFDEETKGLFAWGSGSLSQLSIDSFLRAAPVIVVGIALAFALTRRLDVLALGDDTASSLGVPIRSTRIIGILLSVLLTAAAVTLAGPIGFVGLCAPVLARLLSRLVPALGRHALLIPATGLIGAIVVIGADAVLRAIIGAEGAIAVPTGVATTLLGALVLIVMARRLRDAGPTRRPPSIRFGVRSARRFRIVVIVGIAVLAAVILIGMLVGATPLLTGDILLWLQHQAPPLVSFALDERAPRVVAAVLAGAALGLAGTITQAVSRNPLAEPGLLGITGGAGLGAVLVVTSAAASTFGMLVAAIVGALLAFGLVYALAWRGGLSADRLVLIGIGVWYGTTALTTFVLLRANPWDTPKIYTWLSGTTYGRIWEQVVPLAVVLVIALPFVLMQRRDLDILAMDEDTPRLVGIRLERTRLALLAAAALLAALSVSAVGVVGFVGLVAPHAARALVGARHTRVIPVAVLLGAVLVGVADAIGRTVLAPAQLPAGLVVALIGAPYFVWLLWRSRDA
- a CDS encoding MFS transporter codes for the protein MQKDETRPAGFGALLWLATATFSMGIDGYVLAGLLPQIALDLDVSDAAAGQLVAIFALTAAVAGPVLSALTGGWERKGVIAASLAVFIVGNLLVAVAPTYAQAMAGRIVSAIGGALLSAVVSAYVLAKTAPERRGRALSFVLGGFLAATALGVPVGLIIGLDDWRLPLYLVSAVGAVALVGILINVPRLHLPALSLRETLRPLRRPALIGSILVATGIMCASYLCFTYATLIFGPRIGEGAPIIAAMFGYGVVSLIGNILSGRATDRFDPVHVITLIIGILIGVALLGTGGLLLPGVGGAVAAFVWFFCCAFFNGGSGVALQSRLGDLAPESMSLVLALNGSGMQLGSALGGMLGGALLASGLPADGLVPVSALVLAATMLLHLTLSRVAPRALAA
- a CDS encoding GTP pyrophosphokinase family protein; the protein is MTTVPVDDAAIAEARQLRDAFQRFLREYEFGMREVETKISILRDEFTHMHAYNPIEHVKSRLKTPDSIVEKVARRGVDADFDSIRAEITDIAGVRITCSFESDVYRLFNLFTTQDDVTVRIVKDYIANPKPNGYRSLHAIVEVPVFLSTGPVAVPVEVQFRTIAMDFWASLEHKIHYKFDGRVPAHLVQSLTDASDAAQELDKRMERLHREALEINHRVIEA
- a CDS encoding cold-shock protein, which produces MATGTVKWFNSEKGFGFIAPDDGSADLFAHFSAISGSGFKELTENQKVEFEAERGPKGMQAMDIRPL
- a CDS encoding amidohydrolase — encoded protein: MSIDLEALYVDLHSNPELSFQETRTAGIAAAHLRELGLDVQEGIGRTGVVGVLTNDPSLRLADARSVQATGSGPRGPVVWVRADMDALPVTEETGLPYASTAVGVDPDGETVGIMHACGHDMHVTAMIGAVERLVAERDQWSGTLVVIIQPAEEYGEGARAMLDDGALNRFPRPDVVLGQHVGPLPAGVIGVRPGPQMSASDGLKVVLHGRGGHGSRPESTIDPIVMAASTIMRLQTVVSREVAAGDPVVVTVGSVHSGTKNNIIPADATLQLSLRYPDDQQREKVLEKVHRVIRAESAASGAEHEPDITTLHTLPATINDADATARAVAAFHAAFGEQAVIDPGLITGSEDVSWFARDAGVPLVFWFWGGVDPQQFAAATAKGTLDSDIPTNHSPFFAPVIHPTIEVGVTAMVAAAREFLA